The following is a genomic window from Bombus pyrosoma isolate SC7728 linkage group LG5, ASM1482585v1, whole genome shotgun sequence.
TTGGCGCCGCTTATTATAACATCGTTACGTCCGAACTATTCATTTTGGAAGACACGATGGACGACGTTGAACGTTTCGACGTAACGAATGCTCTGTATAGGCAATGTTTGCCGCGTTACGTGATTACGAACGCTGCAGCACCCGCTGCTTTTACCAAtgctataaaaaagatattgacGACAGAAGCATCGAACGAGGAAACGAATTCGTTCGATTCGCGCGGCACCGTGTGTAACGCCGTGTTGAAAGTAACCTGCAAAAAGGAGCATAACTACGAACGGTGTTCTCACAGGGTGAGATGTCTTCGACTCGACTCGGAGCCGAAGAACGCCAATCACGTGGACAGACTGACCTTTTTGAATACTATACTCAATTTTAAATGTTGCGCGATGATACACGCGTTGGGTTCGCTCTTGCTGTTCATTGACAAACACTGGAACAATATCGCGTTGGATCCGTCCGGAAAACCGTCCTTCGTATCGCTTAATTACCTCAACCTGTAAGTTGAAATCACTTTCCTTCCACTCTCTCATCATCCGCAATGTTTTCCATTCTATTcggttttatatttttgtggaTAAGCCGAGATTTAGTCATAATGGACGAAGACACTTACAAGTCGCTGAATATCGTCCAAGCCAGAGATCATCCGAGTCTTTTTAAATTTGGCAAAACAAGTACAACGATGAAAGGAATCAGTTTATTCTCGTTACTGAATCGTTATTGCCATTCCAGACCGGGAGTTCAATTCCTGTGGTAAATTCTAGTTTATCTACTGTTAGTCGCGTATGTTCGCGGCAGACACCTAGCTGTCCTATTGTTTTTGTTTGTATCTGTAACCGCAGGAAGACGCTACATCATCCGACGCGAAACATCGCCGTATTAGAGCAACGATTAAACGCTGTTGAATTTTTTCTGAATTCGAAGAACCAGAGCGTTGTCGAGAATTTATCGTCTTGCTTAAGGCACGTATATCGTTTAACCAACACCGTGCTTGCCTGTTGTTCCGGACCGCAAGCCAAGCCATCCAATTGGTATAAATTGCACAAGGTTCGATTCTTTGTTCCTATTCCTTTAATTGCTGAATCCAGTTATAAACGATATACGAACGATTCTTACGCTTCGCTCGATCAGTCAAACGGTTTCATTTGCTTTTTCAGACCATTTCGCACGTAATTTGTATCGCCGACATATGCGAAGAATACGCAGAACGAATAGAACTGTTTAGGCAAATAGCCGAAAGTATCACGAGCGAGATGCAATACGTTAAGTACTTTATCGAATACATAGTGGATTTTGGTGAGAGCAGACGCGAAAGCAAGCTCGTGGTTAAACCGAATGTCGACCCTTTGCTGGACGAACGTGCGTGCAAGATTTATCTTGATTGTTGCTACGAATCGTTAATCGTAATCGTAATCAGAGCCTCTTGATTCACAGTGAATCATGTGCGACGTACTTTGCCCGAACTGCTTACGCAAATGGGAGAGAAAGATATGCGAGAGCATCTTCCATCTTCTGTCACCGGTTGTAACATGCTATATTTGCCAAACATTGGCTACGTTTTAGCGATAAACGAGTGGAATCCGACTCCGCCGACGGAAGATGCTACTTACCCTGGTTTGGAATTCAAATTCAGCATTAATCAGGTGCATTATTACAAAAGTTCTTCGGCGAAAGGTCGGTGTCTCGTTGTTTCGCTTTTACGAACCAAGCTTTTACACTTGTTTATTCTCATTCGGCTGGTTTACTCTAGAACTAGACGAGACCGTGGGTGACATCATATTGAAAATAGCTGTTCGGCAGAATCATATCGTACAAAAGTTAATACGATACATAAAGAAACACACAGGAACAATTTTACGCACGATTCAACTGTGCGCCGAATTGGACATGTAAGTACCCGTAACCGTAACCAAAGGTCGTACAAACAATTCGATGGTTAACACGCACTGCTCGACCGTTATAGTTTATTGGTGTTTTGCAAAGTGGCGCGCGATTATAACTATGTCAGACCAAACGTGACCGAGTCAAAGATCATAAATGTGGTCGAAGGACGCCATCCGCTGATGGAATGCGCGACAACGTTCGTGCCAAATGACATACGTTCGGGGGACGGTGCAAGTTTAATCAAAGTTTTAACAGGGCCAAATTCTTGCGGCAAAAGCGTATACCTAAAACAGATTGGACTCGTAGTATTCATGGCTCATATAGGTTGTTACGTTCCTGCAAGAACCGCGACGATAGGAACGATATCTCGTGTTCTGACTCAAATGTCGAACACAGAAAGCATCGGACTGAACGCGAGTTCGTTTCTACAGAATCTTCGGCAGGTAGGCAAGCGGTGTACGTTTCCCTGAACCGAATCGAAAAAACGAGTTTGCATTTCAGATAAACGTGGCCCTACGCGCATCTACGTCAGATTCGATCGTAATATCGGACGAATTGGACAGAGGAACGTCCGAAATTAGCGGATTGTCGCTGGTTGCAGCCGTACTGAACACGTTCGCCGAAAGAGGTTCGAACTGTCCTCACGTGTTTGCCGCGACGCATGCGTATAACGTACTTGCGTTACTGCCTCAAACTCCTTTAATCGAGACTCAGGTGAGAGAAAACATCTTTGTCGATAGTTTGTACTTGTGTACAAAGTACGACATCGTTTCTCTTCcgcttcctcttctctctctttctatcttttcctttctttgaaatatagaCGTTCGAATGTGTGATCGATCAAGATGAATCACTGGCTTTTCTCTACCGTCTGATCAACGGCAGCACAAAGCGCAGTTTCGCGCATTACGTAGCGAGAATCGCGGAACTAGAAGAAGACGTTGTTAAGCGAGGATTGTTGGTAATTAAGCATGATTAACTTAACGATTGTTTGGTAGGATACGAATCATTTAGTACTATACTTATAATTCGATCAATCGCAGGTATTCCAGAAGATAAAACAACGCGATTTACCATCGAGTATTCATTGTCGTATCGATAGGTAAAATAGTTCCTACGCGCAGCatcgtaaaatatgtaattatcgAGAGTGTTTGATTTTAGAATGAAACGTATCGCCGATCGATTCAAAGGAGACGACGATTTAGATTTGGAGGAACTAAAAACACTAGTGCGGCAAGCTGTGTTTCCGAAATAATCGCAGGCACCTCGATTCGAATAAAACAGTCGTCTGCTACGAACGTTACAgcgacaaataaataaaacatctttgtattttatacgtaaacgaatgaaaataaaacgagttGAAATTCGagataaaattaagatatcTGGTCTTCCGCAACAGCAGGCCACCGATATTTATCGctacgtttcaatttcacgtCCGGAGTCTGGTTTTTATCTTCAACCTGAtcgtgtttaaatattttcaagtggTTACGATCAGGCGAAGAAAATGGCCGACGGAGCGATGTTTGAAATTGCCAATAGATGGGGGGAGAATGCAGCTGCTCGGAAAGAAGTATGTGCACAGTAACAGATGTCGCGGCAGTAATGGTCGACCGAGAGTTGGCGCTCGCAGTCTTTCCGTTGTCAATAACGGACACTGGCAGTATCCCGGCACAAAATCCCGGAAACATCTCGTTCGTGAAATTCAACGAATCTTCGAATGTAATTTCGAGTCGTTGCGTTTTCGTTTTGGCGTAGTTAAAAATTCGTGGAAAGAGAGCGTGCTGTCGCGCGGGTTACACGAGCTACCGTTTAAACGAGAATTCGCAAAACGGGCGTGCCTTGGACACAATCGGCGACGTCCCTGACGTGAAAATACACAACGGCAAGAGGTGGTGGACAACGACAGCGAGACTGCGACTGCGGTTAAGATTGCGacaaagagaagaacgaaCAGCGGCGAGGATAAAGCACGGGGACACCGTGTACCAGCAAAATAGGGCAGAAAAACGATAACGGCAGCGGTAGCAGCAACGGTGACGGAAAGGGAAAAGTACGAGTTACGACGGTGGAGAGGAACGCAGCACAGCCGCGTGATTTTGAACGCGAACGCTGGCGTAACTGTCAACGGTCGGATTTCGAAGTCTCGTAAACTACACGGTTTCCGTAAGGCTTCTGTTGCTCGAGAATCGCTGCGTTTTTCTCGCGTCAACATCATCGACGTCGCGTCGtaccgtcgtcgtcgtcttcgtcttcttcaTCGTTGTCGTGTTCGATCCGGTGAAAAACCGGCCGTCTTACGATTATAGCCACGGCGTGAGAACACGACTAAATGACCATGGACCACGGCATGTACAACATTGAGACCGGCAACAGTATAAATATCAAGAGGACAGACGGTGAGTAACGTATCTTGCCAAAGTATTTTTAGACATTTTCAGACAGCCGATCGCGTGCGCGATGCCTCGCACTTTCGTTATCTACTGCCAACGAAAATCGAACACCTCTTGACCCGTTTGCTTCcccttttttgttttctctcctttccccGTATACAACGAATATGCGAGCCACTTCTATCGTCGTTATCGTCGTTATCGTCGTTCTCGTCGTTCTCGTCgttctcgtcgtcgtcgtcgtcatcgggTAACCGTTTTCGCCGCTCCGCGCCGCGCACACGTTTTTACCGTAAAACACCGATTCGTCATGATTCGCACGTTGGTACAGCGATCAACTATTCCCACGGAGACGAAAGTCGTTGATAGTACGTTGATACAAGTGAATCTAGCGAACGAACCGGACAACTTACCCTTACTCGTGCAGCCGCTGCACGCCGCATGTCGCGCATCGTATATTACGTCGCATCCTCCTGTTGGCCAActacatatatcgatatacatacGTCGCCTACTCGCGTAGATGGGCATTGGGCATCGCGATGCACATACACGATAGCTACCGAGAAACGTGCAAATAGTCGCGATACGCAAGTCTATATAAGTGCAAGTTCTTGCCCTTGCGTTCCAACTGCTGACCTTTTCTCGctatatttgttttcttttctccttttttaaaCTTTGTTCGAATACGAGGTTAGTCACGTCGCGCCGCGCCGGTGTGAACCAATGCGACAGACCACGCGGTCGTATCTTTCGTTCGGTCGCCGATCCTCTAGTTCCTTCCCATGCGACAACGATCGCGTCTCGATACCAGCGATTCCGCTGCTGGCAGATGAACGGATATCCTTTCACCGCGAACGCGGTGGGCTCCTCTTGTCCGATGTAACTCGTAATGCAACGAGACCAGAACAAGAGATGCCGTCGTCTCTTTCGAATCGTTAATCGCATCCCTTCTTACGCACTCTGAATGCTTTGCAACTCTACAGATGTTGCTAGAAATATGTTCATCACGATGCATCGGTTCTTCCTGAATCCTTCCGCGACATGGTCCTTCCTCGATCGAATGCAATCGACGTTTTCGAGGTCGCGAGAAGGTTTGCGCCAAACCAACAACGCGCTATTTTATTTACTCGCGCTCTCTCGGTGAATGAGTCAGATCGTTCGCCAAGAAAGGAGAGTCGGTTGGCCGCATCGCAGCGGCCAGAAACGATCGTTGTCGTTGGTCGTTACGTTCGATCGAGGAATACGCGATCGAGAACGACGATCGACGTCGCAGTAGTGTCCGCCGAGAACGGTTAGCGATAGTTGGAAAAGCGCCCGTACACTTGCAGGAAGAAAGCGGATCGGTGACCCAATCTCGACCAcggtaataatatttatagctTGCACCCGTCCATATAAATAGGAATACGCGTACGACTATACGCGCGACAAGAATCTTCGATCTTCGATTCGTTGCGATTCTCGCGCGGTTCGCCAATTTCCCAAACGCAAATTCGATTATCTTCAATCGTGATCCAACATTACGACTCGTTACGAGTCGTTAAGAGCATTACACGCTGTCTGCAGGTATTTAACAGATACCGTGTAGGATGTATTCGCGATCGAAACGCAGCTCGACGCAGCATGGCGATGCAACAAGTGGCCAGGTCCCCCGTCGTCgcgtatattatatgtacgtTAGCGACGACGCATTTTCGAGGCAACATAATGGCACATAGTCGTCGCTATTTAGTCTTACCATAATTTATGATTGGGTCGAGGGCTCAATAAGAACCGACCTCGGCAGACGACTTCAAGTTGCCGAACAATACGGTGCTGATGATACGCGTTTAGAGGATGCATGagagtattattattattgctgtTATGCAATTTAGGAGATCGTTTTATTGCCAGAATTATCAAAGAATAGAGACATTGTTCAAACTTCAAAGAATCTGGTCGCAAAGTGGGAAAGACAGCGACACCTTTTGATATTAAACGGACTGTGAGGAACGGCGCGTTACTTTCTTACCCCAGAATCATTGGCATGGAGCGATATAACGACTTTGCCTTTCGCGTGATTTGTCTTTAACGCGTATATACCTCGCAACTACTCGTGAGTTGACGAGTCAACGAATGACTCGCGTTCGCCGCCGAAATAGGCCGTTTGGTCGCGGTGCAGACCTTGCCCGAAATTCgaaatcgaaatgaaaagcGAATAGAACGACGACGCGTGGTCGATTCGCTGCGAATCGCGCACACGTGGGCGCTGCATCCTTATAAGGACGCCTGTCGCGAGATTCTTACGCCTCGCCGAACCTTACCTTTTATCCGCTCTTACGTCATCTATGAACACGTTACCTCGCTGGATATCTCCGCGAGTCTGGAGATCGACGCGTCCTCGATCGAATAACCATgcgaaacgagaagaaacgatTTCCCTCGCCTTAATCGATTTAAAACTTTGCGAGTTTAAAGCTCGTGATCACGCGTACACGAGCATCGTCCCGAAACAGGGGAAAACCgcattcttcgtttcttacTCTCCGTTTTACGCTGCAGTAAATCGGAGTAAAGATCGAATCCAATTCGATCGACTCGCGCGTCCTTCGTACAAATCCCTTGTTACGATCCCCTTTAGCGGAAAGTTCCTCGAATTGTCGACAAACTACGCTGAATTCGTATTTGTTTCAGGTCGTGTCCACTCAGCAGTCGTTTCCGGCATTAATTGGGAACAGCGCACCGTCACCGTAGAATGGTTCGAAAGAGGAGAGACCAAAGGGAAAGAGGTACTTCACGCGAGAACGACCGAGACATAAAGTACGCGCGAGGTTGCTAACGTTTTCGTTTCCTGTTTCGCTTTTAGGTCGAGATGGACGCGATCGTCGCCTTAAATCCCGACCTGACGAATCAAAAGACCATGGAACCACCTTCGCAGATCAACAATCACGTGTTGATTTCCAAAGCAAGGGTACGTATCGCGCGATCCTTTGATCTATCAAgcgctctttctctttcaaacAGCGCGCGACAACCACGGAAGACGAACCAAcaattagaagaaaagaaacgacgaaatcGCGTTTCCATCGTCCACACGATGGAATTACGTCGCGCGTGATCaagcaatttcaatttccgtGTACGTAGTGTTTTTAGGCAACCTTTCATCCGCGTTCGTTGTTTCGGCGAGAGACACGTGTCGTAGCTTTGGCGCGGCTCGCGTCGAATCGCTACCGATCGAGCGTGCGACCACGTTCAACGTCGCAACTCTCGCGTCGTTCCTGCTACTAACACGATTACATCTTTTTTTCCTCCATGGACGCTGCTCATTATCACGGATTTGGGTCTGCGATGGATCATCACCGATATCGGGTCTCTCCCGTCCGAAACCGATCGCATCCCCCAATACGACCTCGCATCGTCGTGTCATCGTCCCGCGTTCCCGCAATCTCTACCGGCACCACTTCTTCTCGACGATTCACGCTCGTCGATCCTCCTCCGCCCCCTCCTAATATCGTCGCGGTCGTAGTTTATCTTCGAATCGTATCTGGTTCGAATTACGTGTCCGATTCAAATCGCGCGCGCCATCAAATTCGAACGAAAAGCAGGATTCTTCGGGCGAAGAGGACGAGGGGGTGGATGAGTCGGAGAACCAAGAGGAGGGCTCCCTTGGACGGCACGGCGGTCATACCGCAAGAAACGGCCTTGCATCCGCAACGCTTCCTGTACGAGTCGTTACTGCTCTTTCGGTAAACGCGCGAAACCCACGCTCCTTTCCTCCCACCCTGACACTCCTTTGTATTTCGTTTATCCTTAAAACACACGCACTCACACGTAAACGCTCGGCTTTACTTCGTTTTatcctccttctctctttgcCGTAAAGCTAGATTTACATCGGTCCAGTAGCATTGCAGTCCACTGATCCAGTCCAGCACTGGATCGTAACTGTGATAAGGCAAACAGCGTTTCGATTCCAATACAACGTCGCTATCCCAGCGAGCAATCCAATCCAACTTCTGGATCGAAAGTCTATTTTTCGATCCAGCGTTAATTCCCACCAACGCGATATTCTAACGTTCCTGGAGTCGTGTAGGCGACTCGATGACCAGTGCTGGCTGAAGCGTAGTACAGTGCATTCATTGCCACGACGATTTACCAACGATTTTCCAGTGCTTCGTCTGTTTAAAGGAGATTGGAATACCGTAGACATGGACCGATTTTCAGTTAAAGTACTGGAACGCAATCGCATGATCCAGGAACTGGACTGATGTAAACCCAGCTTTAACGTCAGCATTTTTCTCTCCCTCCccatttattttccattccCTTCTCTCTATGCTACTTTGCCACGTTTCGAGGATCGATCGCACTCGATACATTGCGCCACCTCTGTCGCCAACAACCACGCGCCTGATACCGGTTTCCTCACCTTATTTtgcgtttccttctttttaagCTCGTTTCTCGTCGGAACATTGCGATTCGTTCTAAAACgacgttgtcgtcgtcgtcccaCGCACGCTTCCTATCATTTCCTCGCTTCTCGCGTACTCGCATTACCGTgcttttcgttcgatcgaacgtcGGACGTCGAACAACGAGTTTGACGTCAATCAAATTGCGATGTCTCATCTCGCTTTCTTTTCTACCACGTTcgttcgatttacatttcctTTGCTTTTTACCGCGAAACATCGATTCTGTTCCGAGTACGCCGTTGTACGTATGCACGTACGTACggaattacgttttatcgattTCGATTCGTACATTTTGCACTCGCTTTTCGGTCAACGTTTTTTAGACGACGTATCGTACCCACGTATCGACCAACGTTTTATTTAACTCACCATCTCCTTTCAttgtattcatttatttatttacttatcttTCTTATCATTGGTTATTTTCGAACACCATCGAATTACAgaatattaaactttatataatacttGAATAACTCGTGTTAAAATTTCCTTTGACGACGTTACGTTatgttttctgtttcttttttcagcaTTCAACCAAGCCGTCGATTCCAGTAAAAGGTATGTCGTACGCGAGCAAACGTTACGTACGTATAATGGTTTGCGCAAATAAGAAAAGTCGCGTTATCGTTTCTTAATCTGACGAATCGATCGAGTTGATGTCGCGCGAACGCAAATGTCATTTAATTTTCACGATTGGTCAACGGCGATCGATGAAACGTTCTCACGCGCGTATCGTCGTGTTGCGATCGTTTCGCGCCGCGTTTACTATGTCGTGGTCACTAACTCTGGACGGATCGATTTGCCAAGCGATGGCGAATGAAATACGCGTGGTGTAACAGCGATGTCAGCGTCATGTAAAAGAAGCACCACCAGTGGCAACGAGCGGCGGTGCGCGAGTGTTCACGCTCCAAACTATCGATGCTCTTGCGCCGTATGCAAAGGCACGCAAGGGCAAGGACCTCGACGGACGATGCGCTACGTATTAAACGAACAGAGTATATAATCGGGTCGTGCGATTCGAGCCTACGTTTCTTCCATTCTTGTACACTCTCGTCtactttctcttcctctcgctctctctctctctctccctcgtTCTCACTCATTCACAGACACACACAcgtctttccttccttcctcgtttcttccttcctttctctccgTCTATTCTTTCTGTCGATTCTACGAATTCACCTCGTTCGCCGCGGTCATCGCCATGAGGTTCGATCCGTTGGGCTACTGTTtcggaagaaaaaataagatcAACGGCACTGAGGATGGGAAGACCGAGGAATTGGTTGAAGCCATCTCGGAGCAGGTCTCGGCACACGGTAACACACACATGCGCGATTCTCTCGATACACGCGATCGCGTCcgaattttgtttattttcccGCAAGAGTCGGTCCACCGAGTAGGCTGCGCGAACacgttcgttcgattcgaCCCCGAAACTTGAACACATCACGCGACTGATGTATACTTTGCAGCGGGTTCCAACAGACAATTGTCGCGACAAACGGGTCGGCCAACCAATATAATGCCACCCGGTGTTACCGTGAATGGACACGGTGATTCCGTGGCTGGATTAACGAGCCGCCGGGAATTGGAGAACATCCCACCGACACCTACGTCAACGGCCGCTTCCTTCAATGCCTCCATGGCAGCGCAGGCCAAACAAAAGCAACAACAGCTACAGTctcagcagcagcagcagcaacaacaggTACAAGCGGATAACGGGCGAGTTAGACGGTCGAATGTGGTGAAAGAGGTGGAGAGGCTGAAGAAGAACCGCGAGGAAAGAAGACAGAGACAAGCGGAGTTgaaggaggagaaggaagCTCTGATGAACTTGGATCCTGGTAATCCGAATTGGGAATTTCTTGCTATGATAAGGTCAGTCccgattctttcttttctcgcgtGATACCATTCAAGACGTTGACGTCTTTCCGTCGACAGGGAATACCAGAACAGCATCGAATTCAGGCCCCTTCGAGAAACGGATAGCGTGGAAGACCATCAAATTACAGTGTGTGTCAGAAAGCGTCCGTTGAACAAGAAGGAGATCGCGCGCAAAGAGGTAGATGTGATCAGCGTGCCTAGCAAAGATCAGATGGTGGTACACGAGCCGAAAGCCAAAGTCGATCTAACCAAATACTTGGAGAACCAAATCTTTCGATTCGATTACGCGTTCGATGAAACTTGCAACAACGAGATCGTCTACAAGTACACTGCTAAACCTCTGGTGCAAACCATTTTCGAAGGTGGGATGGCCACGTGTTTCGCTTACGGTCAAACGGGAAGCGGTAAAACGCATACCATGGGAGGCGATTTTAACGGAAAGACGCAGGATTGCAAAAGAGGCATATACGCGATGGTAGCCAAGGATGTGTTTAAATGCCTCAAGCTCGTTAAGTATCGTCCGTTGAATCTGGTCATTTCCGCGAGCTTTTTCGAAATCTATTCTGGCAAGGTGTTCGATCTATTGAAGGATAAAGAGAAGCTGCGCGTTCTAGAAGATGGCAAGCAACAGGTACGCTTATATGCGTTTACTTGTTCTCTTTTCCCGTTTAGCTCGTTCCTATCTTTTCCCGTTTCATAGGTGCAAATACTCGGATTAACGGAAAAGGTGGTGGAGACTTGCGACGAAGTGTTGAAGTTGATACAGCACGGAAACAGTGCTAGAACGAGCGGTCAAACCAGTGCAAATTCCAACTCGTCACGATCCCATGCCGTTTTCCAAATCACAGCACGGATACCGGGTACGCTCAAGATTCACGGAAAATTCTCTCTGATCGATCTTGCTGGTAACGAGAGGGGAGCAGACACGTCTTCCGCCAACAGACAAACCCGTGAGTTTCACGTAATTTCCCCTATTTGTGGATGAAGGTCCACCGGTGGAACGTGTGCAAATATCGCGTTGTTCGCAGGCATGGAGGGTGCCGAGATCAACAAGTCACTGTTGGCGTTAAAAGAATGTATCCGCGCGTTGAGTCGCAAAGGAACGCATCTGCCATTCAGAGCTAGCAAATTGACGCAAGTATTAAGGGACAGCTTCATCGGTGAAAAGTCGAAAACTTGCATGGTAAACAGATTTGCGTTTCTCGCGTAGCGGTTCGATTTAAACGAACCGCGCACGTCCTTACCACTCCTCTTCCCTTGTTCGCAGATAGCTATGATCAGTCCGGGAATGAGTTCCTGCGAACATTCGTTGAACACGCTCAGATATGCGGATCGAGTAAAGGAGTTGGCCGCGACTGATCCAACGGAAATGAAAGCTTCCCCGACGGACGACGAACGGGAATTAAAGATCGAGGAACAGTCGAACAACAGTGTATTGTCGGATAGCGATTTGGCACAGCTTCGGTCTCTGAACGTAAgacaaaaaatagaatttccgCGTCAGCTCGGGCTTCCGAGTTTCGAGACGGACCGGTTCTTCCACTTACTCGGTCGACTCTTTTTTTGAACAGGAGGGTGAGATTTCACAAGACCTTTACACGTTCCACGAAGCGGTATCCGCACTGCAAATGTTGGAGGAGGAAGTCCTAGACACGCACAAAATGGTCATGGACCATACGACCAGATTCCTGGATGGCGCGCGTAATGTGTTCAGTACGACTCACGAAGTAGATTATGACCAAGAAGGTAAGACGGCGTTTCCGCGTTTGTTTCAACTGATTCCGAACCCTTGTATTCGAGCGTGTCTTCGCTCTCCCGGTCGCGTCCGCGCACACACACTCGCAAATGCACGCACACACGCATTTACGTACGCATGTACGCACGCGTAatcgtttctattttcagaatttttcaacttcaGTTTGCGCCTCTTGTTCCGACATGCAAatgtttctcttctcttttgcATGCGTAATATCTTTCCTCTCTATACTtccgttcgtttcgtttcttaagCGGATCGACCTTTTATgctttgtttataattttgcgttttctttttcatttttgttttgtttttttttttttttgttttttctttccttttaattcTCGATTTCTTAACGATTTTTCGATGACACGATAACGCATGCCTGTTCGCCTCGTCGCGTCCGTCTGTCCAAAAAGCTATACTACGAGCGTTACCGTACTTTTGTTTTCGGTCTCTCGTTCGTACCCGTTTATCGATCGGACAATGTCTCGGTACCCCGCGACAGAACCTAATACGGTGAAACACGAGGAGCAAAAAGGGTGGGGCACCAAGCGTTATTGTGTATGTGGAATTTTGCGACAGATTCACGCGGTAATGATAAGGCAAAGGCAAGCTGCCCGTTAGAACCGAACTTAGAGGACGAGaggacaacgacgacgacgacgacgacaacgtcAACGACAACGATGATGGTGGCTGTGCCAGTAGACAACGATAACCGCGACTCTACCGGTGGTGACGCGTGGTCCAACCTAAATAAACTCGTCGATACAACGACaaagaattcattaaaatCTCCTTGGAAGGACGAGGTCGAATGTCAAAATGACATCAATTCGTGCGATAGCGACTACGAATCGTTGAACGTTACTCGAACGACGCGCGTCGCGGCGAACACGGCCGGTATCGATTCACGTGTATCGTGCATCGAAAATGTTTCGAAGAAGAACAGTTTGCACGCGTATTCCGTTGCATACAGCGACAACTGGGCTCGGACAGTGAACCGCGCGCAACGATACAAACGGTCTACCGTTGGGAAAAAGAGCGCACAAAAATATCATTGGTCTGGCACTTTCAATCGAGACGGtgtcaaaaaatattcttcgccTCTCGGTGAGAAAACGAGCGATGCCAAGACGTTTCGTTTCGGCAAGATGAACGTCGTGGacaattctaattataattacaactTGGATGCCTTCGACGATGAAAAGACAGCAAAGAAGACGAAACTG
Proteins encoded in this region:
- the LOC122567725 gene encoding kinesin-like protein KIF2A isoform X1, with translation MTMDHGMYNIETGNSINIKRTDGRVHSAVVSGINWEQRTVTVEWFERGETKGKEVEMDAIVALNPDLTNQKTMEPPSQINNHVLISKARDSSGEEDEGVDESENQEEGSLGRHGGHTARNGLASATLPHSTKPSIPVKAGSNRQLSRQTGRPTNIMPPGVTVNGHGDSVAGLTSRRELENIPPTPTSTAASFNASMAAQAKQKQQQLQSQQQQQQQQVQADNGRVRRSNVVKEVERLKKNREERRQRQAELKEEKEALMNLDPGNPNWEFLAMIREYQNSIEFRPLRETDSVEDHQITVCVRKRPLNKKEIARKEVDVISVPSKDQMVVHEPKAKVDLTKYLENQIFRFDYAFDETCNNEIVYKYTAKPLVQTIFEGGMATCFAYGQTGSGKTHTMGGDFNGKTQDCKRGIYAMVAKDVFKCLKLVKYRPLNLVISASFFEIYSGKVFDLLKDKEKLRVLEDGKQQVQILGLTEKVVETCDEVLKLIQHGNSARTSGQTSANSNSSRSHAVFQITARIPGTLKIHGKFSLIDLAGNERGADTSSANRQTRMEGAEINKSLLALKECIRALSRKGTHLPFRASKLTQVLRDSFIGEKSKTCMIAMISPGMSSCEHSLNTLRYADRVKELAATDPTEMKASPTDDERELKIEEQSNNSVLSDSDLAQLRSLNEGEISQDLYTFHEAVSALQMLEEEVLDTHKMVMDHTTRFLDGARNVFSTTHEVDYDQEDSRGNDKAKASCPLEPNLEDERTTTTTTTTTSTTTMMVAVPVDNDNRDSTGGDAWSNLNKLVDTTTKNSLKSPWKDEVECQNDINSCDSDYESLNVTRTTRVAANTAGIDSRVSCIENVSKKNSLHAYSVAYSDNWARTVNRAQRYKRSTVGKKSAQKYHWSGTFNRDGVKKYSSPLGEKTSDAKTFRFGKMNVVDNSNYNYNLDAFDDEKTAKKTKLFDDDKFNLDDESGDSNEDATRSPDRRSFANLSKRDTRRLNISQRNWLTREHGQEDHRYQRDEFIEKGNLNANSPKRSQRNDHKEENRPTLDETRRSSESSYRVDDDDNRSTIIDRYEITLSTVYVRKSRTPIDDRSTFKFFNFLLSFFKNIILFTFLPSLYMIFFIYVKRTEEP
- the LOC122567725 gene encoding kinesin-like protein Klp10A isoform X7 is translated as MTMDHGMYNIETGNSINIKRTDGRVHSAVVSGINWEQRTVTVEWFERGETKGKEVEMDAIVALNPDLTNQKTMEPPSQINNHVLISKARHSTKPSIPVKAGSNRQLSRQTGRPTNIMPPGVTVNGHGDSVAGLTSRRELENIPPTPTSTAASFNASMAAQAKQKQQQLQSQQQQQQQQVQADNGRVRRSNVVKEVERLKKNREERRQRQAELKEEKEALMNLDPGNPNWEFLAMIREYQNSIEFRPLRETDSVEDHQITVCVRKRPLNKKEIARKEVDVISVPSKDQMVVHEPKAKVDLTKYLENQIFRFDYAFDETCNNEIVYKYTAKPLVQTIFEGGMATCFAYGQTGSGKTHTMGGDFNGKTQDCKRGIYAMVAKDVFKCLKLVKYRPLNLVISASFFEIYSGKVFDLLKDKEKLRVLEDGKQQVQILGLTEKVVETCDEVLKLIQHGNSARTSGQTSANSNSSRSHAVFQITARIPGTLKIHGKFSLIDLAGNERGADTSSANRQTRMEGAEINKSLLALKECIRALSRKGTHLPFRASKLTQVLRDSFIGEKSKTCMIAMISPGMSSCEHSLNTLRYADRVKELAATDPTEMKASPTDDERELKIEEQSNNSVLSDSDLAQLRSLNEGEISQDLYTFHEAVSALQMLEEEVLDTHKMVMDHTTRFLDGARNVFSTTHEVDYDQEEYAQKWEQLLVQQRDILNAAIDQVSQFRGQLLQEEQISQKMTRTRNSRYN